The Haloprofundus salinisoli region CCTCCGCGAGTTGGCCGGCGAGCTGGAGCGAGGAGACGACGGGCGCTAACCACCAACACCCATATACCGGCGGTTCCAACGCCCGTGCATGGTCACGATACTCGAATTCGTCACTCAACTCCTCGTGAGTGCGTTCCAACTCATCGGCATGTTTATCACCGACGTGCTGCTGTCCGGCGGCGACATCCTCGCTACCATCTTCCGCGCGGTTTCGATAGCCTCCGGCACCGCGCTCATCGTCGTCTCGGTGGCCGTCATGGGCTACCTCGCCGTCGGCGCGTTCGTCCGCGAGTTCGGCGTCAACGTCTCGTCGCCCGGTCGTACGCGCGTCCGGCGAGACTGACCGCCGATTCGAGATTCGGACCGAGCGGCGACCCGGCGACGATGCCGTCGGCGTGCCGAAGCACTTTCTCCATCCGCGTCGTCACCTCGCCGACCGTCCCGGCCATGCAGAACGCGTCGACCATCGCGGGCGTGACGAGGTCGAAGGCGTCCGAAAACTCGCCCGCAGTTATCTTCTCGCCGATTTCGCCGGCCCGTTCGCGGTCGATACCGTGTCGCTCCAACACCGGCGGGGCCGCCCCCGCGGCGATGAACGCCACCGGCGGTCGGGCGGCCTCGCGCGCCGACTCCCTGCCCTTGGCGACGCTCACCGAGGCGTAGGCCGCGAGGTCGAACGCGCCGCGCTCGTCGGGTCGGTCGTCGAGCCCCTGCTCGACCTGCTCTCGCGCCCACGCGAGGTCGTCGGGGTGCGAGCCGTTGAACAGCAGGCCGTCGGCGTGCTTGGCGGCCATCCGGCACATGTGCGGCCCCTCGCCGCCGACGTACACCGGAATCTCACCCGGCGGGTCGTAGTTCAAGCCGGCGTCGCGCGCCTCGAACGTCCCCTCGTGGTCGACGCGCTCGCCGTCCCAGAGCCGCTGTGCGACTTTGAACGCCTCCAGCACGGGGCGGAGGCCGCGTTCGTCTTCGAGGCCCAAGTTGCGCAACGTCGAGGGGTCGCCCGGGCCGATGCCGAACGTCGCGCGGCCCTCGCTGGCCTCCGCGAGCGTCGCCACCTTCGAGGCGAGCGTCACCGGGTGGGTCTCGAAGGGGTTGGCGACGCCCGGTCCGAGTCGAACCGCGTCGGTCGCGGCGGCCAGCTGCGAGAGGACGGCGAACGGGTCGCGGTTGTTGTAGTGCGCGGAGACGAACACCGAATCGAACCCGGTCTCCTCGGCGGCGACGCCCAGGCCGACGAGTTCCGAAATCGGGTGTTCGGGCGTCAGTTCGATGCCGAGCATCACCGCTCACCTCGTCTCGTTCGCCGTCGATAGCGGGGGCGCTTGCGGGGTGTCGTCATTCGTGTGCGCCCAGGGAGCGCGCAAATAAAAAGACAGGCGTCCCGTCACGACCTGCCTCTGTCTGCGTTTTGGCTCCGTTGAAGCCGCTAAACTGTGACAGATGTCACGTGCTGAACGGAGAGTGTGTTCGGCACGGACCCAGGTTGAGTTGTTCTATGAGTGCCGAGGCCAACTCTCTATCCGCACGTTTACGAGGAGGAGTGAACGAACGTCCGAGAGTTTCGTCTGCTATCTTCGATGGAGTTGTTGCCCGATTACGGGCGTAGCGAATCGGTCCGAACCTCGAAGTTCCCTACTCGTCGTCGGACTTGCCAGGCCACGTCACGGACCCCAGGAACGGGACGCCGGTCTGTTCTGCCGCTCGCGATATCATGTGCGCGCCGGTCGGCACCGTCAGGAACAGGAAGACGATACCGATGAGCGACGAGAGGCCGGCGCCCCCGGGACCGAAGTACGCGAACCCGGCTAGGAAGACCGCGACCGCACCGATGGTCGCCGGCTTGCTCGTCGCGTGCATCCGGTTGTACACGTTTGGTAGTCTCAGCAGGCCGATCGTCCCGACCGTGAGGAAGAACGTCCCGACGACGACCAGGCCGACGATAGCCCAGGTCCGTATCGCTTCCAATTCGACCATCAGCGGTCGCCTCCGGCAACCCGCTGACTCGTCGGAACGGCCCGTCGCATTCGGTGTTCGTGATACATGCTGTGGTCACTCCTGCATAACGATGATGTCGCCTTCGGTGACGAACTTAGCAACCGCGACCGTCGAGAGGAACGCGATAATCGCGAGGACGAGACTGACGGTCACGAAGAGGCCCCGGCCGGTCTTGATGGCGAACAGGACGGCGATGGCGACGACGTTCGTCGCGATGGCGTCCAATGCGACCACGCGGTCGGGGATCGTCGGGCCCAGGACCGCGCGGTAGCCGCACAGCAGATTCAGAAGCACTACGAGGACGATCGCGGCGTCTACTACCGGCACTATCGTCCCCTCAGCGACCATCGTCGTCACCTCCTGTGGCCTCCTCAGCCGGCGGTTCAGCCTCCGTCTCCGCCTCTCTCTCGGTTTCGGGTACGGCCTGTTTGAGGACGGGATGAGTCCGGTCGGTCGGGTAGACGGCGAAATCCGGCGCGGGGTCGCCCGCCGATAGCTCCTCGTCGAAGATGACGAGCGCGTAGTCCTCCCAGTCGCGGATCGGGGCGACGATGTCTTCGGGATCTCTCCCGTCGATGACGTGGACGTACAGTGCGTTCTCCTCCGAATCGTAGTCGAGCGTGAGCGAGCCGGGGGTCATCGTGATGCTGTTGGCGATAGTGGTCACGCCGAGGTCCGTCTGTACCCGCAGCGGGATGAGTATTACCTCGGGTTCGATCGGCGGTTCGGAGAGCGCGAGCACGCGGTACGTGACGTCGAGACTGGAGACGACCGCCTCCCTGACGAACGTTAGCATGTACAGTATCGTGTACGGGATTCCACGAAGCACCTGGCGGAGATCGAGGGTGTCCGCATACAGGCGCCGGAAGACGTAGGCCAGGGGGATCCCGACCACGAGGCCGACCAACAGCGACCCGACGAGCGGTTCGGGTTCGAGCGGTGGCCCGTCGACGAATACCCAGATGAGGCCGAACAGGGCGCCGATGACGGGCCAACTGCGGGTCACGCGTCACCACCTCCGCCGAGACCCACGACGTCGACGTAGGCCTCGGTGTCGATTGCGGCGTTCGCCGCCGTCTCGGCGAACCGGTAGACCGGGTCGAACCCCACGCCGACGAGGACGACGGCCGCCGCGAGTGCGACGAGGACCAATATCTGACCCGGTTCGGCGGTAGTGACCTCGACCGCCGGCGTCTCGGACCCCCAGAAGCCGCCGACCCACACCCGCGTCGCGTACAGAATCGTGAGCACAGCGCCGAGGAGCAACGCGACCAGCGCGACTGCCGATAGCGCGCCGGACCCGGACGCGAGCCCCCGAACTGCTGCGTCGAAAGCGAGGAACTTCCCGAAGAATCCTGTCAACGGCGGGAGGCCGATCAGCGAGAGGAGGCCGACGAAAACGGCCCCCGCGAGCAGCGGCAAGCGGCCGGCGAGGCCGCCGAGGTCCCGCAGGTTGTCCGTCCCGGTCGCATTCTCGACGGCGGCCGCCGAGAGGAAGAGAAGTCCTTTCGCCAACGCGTGGTGGAGCGCGAACACCAGCGCAGCCGCGATGGCGACCCCGCGGAGAGTCCCCGTGGGGTCGGCCGCCGCGGCGACGGCGATGGGGATGGCGATGAAGCCGACCTGGCCGACGCTCGAGTACGCGAACACGCCCTCCAGTCGGTCCTGGCCGACGGCACCGAACCCGCCGACGACGATGCTCGCCGCCCCCATCGCTGCCAGCACCGGGGCGAGGAAGGCGAGCGGTGACACGCCGGCGATACCGAGCAAGTCGACGGAGACGGGCGCGCCGGCGAAGACCGTGAAGTAGAGGCGGACGATCGCGTACATGCCGACCTTCTTGGTGACGCCTGCGAACATCGCAGTGATGGGTGGCGGGGCAGCGGTGTAGGCGGCGGGCACCCAGAACTGGAAGGGGACGAGGCCGGCCTTCAGCGCGAACACCGCGAGCAGCAGGGCCGACAGGCCGACAGCGGGCGCGAGGTCGACGCCGTACGCGGCGGGGTCGGCCAACCGCTGGGCCATGTCGGCCATGTTGAGCGTGCCCGTCGTGGCGTACAGGCCGCCGATGGCCACGAGCATGAGCGCGCTTCCGAAGACGTTCATCACCAGATAGCGGAACGACGCCGCGGTGGCGTGATCGGTGCCGTAGAAGGCGACGAACACGTAGCTGACGATCAGCATCACCTCGAACCAGACGAACAGGTTGAACAGGTCGGCGGTGAGGAACGCGCCGGTCACGCCAACGAGGAGCATGTGGAACAGCGGGTGGTAGTACACGCGTTGGTTCTCGGGGGTCACGTACTGGACCGAGAACAGTATCGACGCGAGACCGACGCCTGCGGCGATAGTCAGCATGAACGCTGACAGCCCGTCGAGGACGAGTGTGATTCCGAAGGGGGCGGGCCAGTCGCCCACCTGGTAGGCCGCCGCGCCGGGCGCCGCCGGCGCGAGGACGAACGTCCAGGCGGCACTGGAAACAGCCACGACGTAACCGACGGCGCCGGCCACGCTCGCCGCGCGCTGCATCTGTGGCCGCTGGCCGAGCGCGAGCGTGAGCACGGCGGTACCGAGCACGACTAGCAGCGGCGCGATGACGATCCAGCTCATTCAATCCACTCCGTGACATCCATGGTCTCGTTCTCCTCGTAGGCCCGATACGACAGGACGAGCGCCAGCGCGGTCGTCCCGAAACTGATGACGATAGCGGTCAAGACGAGCGCCTGCACCACGGGGTCGGCGACCACGGGAACCTCGCCGCCGTGGGTTTCGAGGACGGGCACGAGGTCGTGGGTCCCCTCGTCGACGCCGCCCATCGCGATCAGATAGACGAACGTCGCCTGAGAGACGACGGCGACCCCCACGACGACCCGCACCAGGTCCCGCCGCAACAGCAGGAAGGTCCCGACGGCGAACAACCCGCCGACCGTAACTGCCAGAGCGACGCTCATCGGGTATCAGCTCCACGTCGGGCAGGCGGCGTCTCTGTGTTCCGAGTCATTCGGCGCTCACCACCGAGATGATCGTCAGAAGACTGCCGACGACGACGAGGTACACGCCCAAATCGAACACGAGCGCGCTGGCGAGTTCGACATCGTGGTAGATCGGGACACCACCGACGTGGACGTACGTCTGGGTCAAGAACGGGTCGCCAACGAGCATCCCGGCGACTCCGCTGCCGATGACGACCGCCAGCCCCAAGAGCAACGTGCGGCGGTAGGCGGCGACCGTGCGGTGCTCGAAAATGCTGGTGCCGGGATTGACCTCCCTGTCGAGGACCCCCGACTCCAAGTAGTCGAGGTCGTAGGCGACGTAGATGAGCACGAACGCCGCCGTGGTGAGGACGCCGCCGATGAACCCGCCGCCGGGCAGGTTGTGGCCCTGGAGGAACAGCCAGATCGAGAGGACGAGCACGATGGGGACGGTCACCCGGACCGTCGTCCGCATTATCGTCGTCGTCACGGCGAGTCACCCCCGTCGGGAATCGGTCCCTCTTCGCTATCGCCCACGGTCTCTTCACCCCGGGTCCGCATCGTCACGAGCACGAGGATGGCGATTGCGGCGACCGTGACGACCAGCAACTCGCCCAGCGTGTCGAACGCCCGGAAGTCCACGAGGATGACGTTGACGACGTTCGTGCCGCCACCACCCGGGACCGCCTGCTCCGTGTAGTACGTGGCGACGCTCGTCGGGTCGGCGTCGGGACGAGGTGCCGTCAGGAGGACGGACACGAACGCCATCGCGCCCACCAGAATCGCCACGCCCGCATCTCGGGCGAGCGCGAGCGGTCGGACGTCCGAGTAAAAAGACGGCAACCGTTGGAGGACGAGCAGGAAGATCAGGAGTACGAGCGTCTCGACGACCAGTTGCGTGAGCGCCAGGTCCGGCGCGCTCGCGAGGATGAAGAAGATGGCGAGCATGAATCCGAGAATCGACAGCGTGAGGACGCTGACGACGTGGGAGGGGGCGGTCGTCACCGCCACACCGGCGAGGATGGCGATCATCAGCACGGCGGCGACCGCCAGCGGCACGCCGAGCCTATCGATTCCGAGAGCCCCTCTGGTTGCGGCGAAGCCGGCGAGCGCGAGCAGACTCCCGGCCGCCGCCACCCACGTCACGTACGTCCGCAGGAGGCCGTTGTGGACGAACGGGCCGAACCGGGCGCTGGTCGTCTCCGCCGTCGAGACGACCCAGTCGTACCACCCGCGGGGCCGCACGGGGACCGGGGCATCGACGCCGCGTCCGATGGCCGTCGCGAGACGCCCCGCGAACGGGTACGCGGCGAGTCCGCCTAGGATAGCGACGGCAGACATCGCGACCGGGGGTGAGAAGTGAGTCGGCAGTCCAGCCTCGAGGTGAGCCTCGCCGATGGCTGTGGCCTCGACGGCCTCCTGGACGATGGCGTCGACCGCTAGTTGCGGCGCGACGCTGACGACGGCTGCCGCGGCGGCCAGCAGGGCAGGGGGTGCGACCAGCGCGACCGGTGGCCGGTGGATGTCCGCGAGCGGCGCTCGCCGCTCGCCGAAGAACATCCCGAGGAACTTCACCGAGTAGACGACGGTAAACACGCTCGCGACCGTCGCCACGGTGGGGTACAGCCAGGCGACTCCGCCGGCCTCGTGAGCAACCTCGTAGGTCGCCTCGAACAGCAGCTCCTTCGAGTAGAAGCCATTGAGCGGGGGGATACCGGCCATGCTCAACGCGGCGACCCCGGTGATTGCGGCCGTTATCGGGAGCTCCCGCCAGAGCCCCCCGAGGTTGTCGAGATTGCGCGTGCCGGCCTCGTGGGCGACGATTCCCGCGACGAGGAACAGCGGCGCCTTGAACAGTGCGTGGTTGAGCAGGTGGAACGTGCCCGCCTCGCCGCCGTAGACGACGTCGAAGCCGAAGCCCGCGACCATCAGCCCGAGGTGGCTCGCCGTCGAGTAGGCGAGCAACTCCTTGATGTCGGTCGAGGCCACCGCCAGCAGCGCTCCGACGGTCATCGTCAGGAGTCCCAGCGTCGCGACGAGCAGCACCCACTCGGGGCTCATCAGCAGGGGGCGCACGCGCCCGAGGAAGTAGACGCCCACCTTGACCATCGTCGCGGAGTGGAGGAAGGCGGAGACGGGCGTCGGCGCGACCATGGCGTTCGGCAGCCAGAAGTGCAGCGGCACCTGCGCGGACTTGGCGGCCGCGGCGACGACGACGAGGACGAGTGCCGGCACGAACAGCCCCGACTCGCGGAGGGCGGCGCGCATCGCTTCGTCGTTCGCGATCATCGCCGTCAGGTCGAAGGTCACGCCGCCGAGGGCGTCTTGCGCCGCCACCGAGAGCACGAGCAGGCCGGCGAGCAGGCACAGGCCACCGCCGACGGTCACGACCATGGCCATCCGTGCCGAGTAGCGCGACTCGGCGTCGTCGGTATAGTGACCGATGAGCACGAACGAACAGAGGCTGGTCAGTTCCCAGAACAGGAAGACGAGAACGAGGTCGGAGGCGAGCGCGACGCCGAGTATCGAGCCCATGAACGCCAGCAGCGCTGCGTAGTAGCGCGCCAAGCCGTCCTCGCCGTGCATGTACCGCGCCGAGTAAACGAACACGAGGACGCCGATGCCGCTGGCCAGGAGCGCGAAGAGGAGCCCCCAACCATCGACGGTGAACTGGAACCCCACGTCGAGAGCGGGAACCCACGACGCCCTGACGGTGCCGTAACTGTCGGCCTGCGTCGCTAGAAGTCCGAAACTCGCCGCCGCGACGAGGGCCCCCGCATAGCCGGTCCGTTCGCCGAGGACGCGATAGAGGAGCGGTGAGAGGACCGCGGCGACGAAGGGAAGCGCAACGATAGTCGTAACGACTGTTAGGTTTGCCATCAGTGTTCGTCGGTGTCGGCCGGTACGCAGTTGCTATCGTAGTCGGCCTCTGCCCTACCATTGGATGTCTCCTCCAAAGTAGCTGTTGACCAACCCACTGACCGGACAGTGGGGACCCACCGTGAACTCCGCTCTGCCGTAAGAGGGAGAAACACTGAACCCCCCGCGAGAGAGAACCGGACACATACGAATTACGCAGAATCGCCGCGTCTGCCGTACTCGTCGGGGCGAGCGAAGTCAGGGCGGCTACTGTCGAGAGCCTCGCCGAGCAGTCGGACGCGAGCATCGAACAAGTGACCGAACACGCCGCCACGCGAACGTTTTTCCCGCGGCAGTCGCTCTGGCGACCATGGTAACACCCACCGAACGCGTGCGGGCGGTCGACCGCTCCAGCATCCGCGTGATGTTCGACCTCGCGGAGGCGACAGACCGCGACCTGGTCCGCCTCGAAGTCGGCGAACCCGACTTCGATACGCCCGAGCACGTCGTCGACGCCGCCGCCGAGGCCGCCCGCGCGGGGGAGACGCACTACACCTCGAACGCCGGCCTTCCGGTCGTCCGCGAGGCCATCGGCGAGACGATGGCCGACCGATTCGACGTAGCGGTCGCCCCCGACGACGTCGTCGTCACTAACGGCGGGATGGAGGCGCTGTTGCTCGCCGTTCTCTCGACGGTCGGCCCCGGCGAGGAACTGCTCATCCCCTCGCCCGGGTGGCCGAACTACTGGGCGCAGGCGCGACTCGCCGACGGCGTCCCCGTCGAGGTGCCGATGCCCGCCGACGAGGGGTATCCGCTGGACGTCGACCGCGTCCGTGACGCGCTGAACGAGAACACCGCCGCGATCGTGCTCTGCTCGCCGTCGAACCCGACTGGGAGAGTGTACGACGAGGGCGCGATTCGTGAGGTCGTCGACGCCGCCGCCGAGTACGACGCCTACGTCATCGCCGACGAGGTGTACGCGGGGCTCTCGTACGACCGCGACCTGACGGGCATCGCGGCGCTCACCGGCCACCCCGACCACGTCCTCACAATCAACTCCTGCTCGAAGACGTACGCGATGACGGGGTGGCGCGTCGGGTGGCTCTGCGGGCCGCCCGAACTCATCGACGAGGTGACCAAGATTCACGAGAGCACCACTTCCTGTGCGTCCAGCGTCGCCCAGCACGCCGCGCTCGCGGCGCTGACCGGCCCGCAGGACTCCTTCGAGGAGATGCACGACGCGTTCGGCGAACGGCGCGACTACGTCGTCGACCGAATCGCCGACATCGACGGGCTCAGCTGCCCGCGGCCGCAGGGAGCGTTCTACGCCTTCCTCGACGTCGATATGGAGGGGTCGAGTCTCGACGTCGCAAAGACGCTTCTGACGGAGTACGGCGTCGTCCTCGCGCCCGGCGACGGCTTCGGCGACGCCGGCGCGGGCAAACTTCGGCTCAGTTTCGCCAACAGCATCGACCGTCTCGAACTCGGATTCGACCGCATCGAGCGGGCGCTCTCCGAGCGCTGAGTCGCCTCACCGCTTTTCGCCCCGGCTCCCCGAACCCCCTCAGTTCGACTCGAACGCCCACTCTCTGAGCGCCTGCCGGACGAAGTCGCCCTCGACCTCGCGGAACTGCGCGTCCGACCCGTCGTGGTCGCCGAACTCGAAGCCGCGGACGACGACGACGGGCGTGCCGCCGTCGCCCTCGCCGGCGACGAGGTTCGCCGCCGCCGCGAGTTCGTCGACGACGTTCTGGACCGTCACGCCGAGTTCGCGGCCGTCGCGGTCGGCTTCGCCGCGCCAGTCGCGGGAGGCGGGCATCCCGGCCCAGCCGATGGCGACGCCGCGCTGGCCGTGGCGGAACGGCCGCCCGCAGGTGTCGGTGACGACGACGCGGTCGACGGGCAGTCCCTCGCGGATGCGCGCGGCGCTCTCGGAGGGTCGTTTCGGAAGCAACAGGAGATCCGCGCCCGCCACGTTCGAGCGGTCGATGCCGGCGTTGACGCCGACGTGGCCGAACCGCGACTCCGTCAGCAGAAACGGCGCTTCCACGATTATCTCGGTGCTCTCCTCCAGGACGGCCTGGGCGAACCGCGGGTCTTTCTCGTCGCCGGAGATCTCGGCGAGGCGCGCGGCGAGCTCTCTGGCGCGCGGCCCCGCCGGAAACTCCGAGAGGTCCGCGAGGCGACCCTCGGCCTTCGAGACGACGGTACTGGCGACGCAGACGACGTCGTCCGGTTCGAGATCGACCCGCTCGCGGATCAGCGCCGCGAGGTCGTCGCCCGGCCGAATCTCGGGGAGGTCGGGAACGGCGAACAGCTCCATACCGAGACGTTGCGGAGCGGCGTGAAAAACGCCGCGCTGCCGGTCAATCGAACTGCAGCTTCTCGTGCGGCAACAGCACCGTCTCGTACTCGCCGTCTTCGATCTGCACGACGAACATCGTCGGCTGTGCAGTCGGGGGCGCGCCGGTCGCGCTGCCCGGATGGAGCACTCGAACGCCGTCGATGCGTTCGTCTGTCGGGTCGTGGTCGTCGCCGAGGACGCCGACGACGTCGAAGTCGCCCTCGGAGTCGTCACCGACGTGAACGCCGTCGACGCGCTCTCGCACGGCGCTGGCGAGACGCTCCTGGTCGCGGGTCACGACGAACGTGATTCCCTCGAACTCGGCGATTTCGACCGGCGGGAGATCTAACTCCGGCGGGTCGGCGTCACCGGCCACCGCCGTCAGCATGCCGTCGGTGAGCGCCAACACTGTCTCGTACGCCTCCACCGAGTCGAACTCACCCGCGTGGAGCGTGTAATCGGCGTCGGCCAGTCGGGTCCGAACCCACTCCGGAAGTTCGGTGGCGCTCGACGGAATGTGCGTGTCGCCGAGTATGGCAACCTGCATGGGTACAGAGGCCACGTCGACCCCAAAAGTCGTTGTGGCAGTCAGCTAACGGAGAGTATGACTCACGTCGTGACGGTCTTTCTCCGCGACGGCGGACCGTGACGGTCAAAACCCCACCCGGCGTAGCC contains the following coding sequences:
- a CDS encoding 5,10-methylenetetrahydromethanopterin reductase; its protein translation is MLGIELTPEHPISELVGLGVAAEETGFDSVFVSAHYNNRDPFAVLSQLAAATDAVRLGPGVANPFETHPVTLASKVATLAEASEGRATFGIGPGDPSTLRNLGLEDERGLRPVLEAFKVAQRLWDGERVDHEGTFEARDAGLNYDPPGEIPVYVGGEGPHMCRMAAKHADGLLFNGSHPDDLAWAREQVEQGLDDRPDERGAFDLAAYASVSVAKGRESAREAARPPVAFIAAGAAPPVLERHGIDRERAGEIGEKITAGEFSDAFDLVTPAMVDAFCMAGTVGEVTTRMEKVLRHADGIVAGSPLGPNLESAVSLAGRAYDRATRR
- a CDS encoding coenzyme F420-0:L-glutamate ligase — encoded protein: MELFAVPDLPEIRPGDDLAALIRERVDLEPDDVVCVASTVVSKAEGRLADLSEFPAGPRARELAARLAEISGDEKDPRFAQAVLEESTEIIVEAPFLLTESRFGHVGVNAGIDRSNVAGADLLLLPKRPSESAARIREGLPVDRVVVTDTCGRPFRHGQRGVAIGWAGMPASRDWRGEADRDGRELGVTVQNVVDELAAAANLVAGEGDGGTPVVVVRGFEFGDHDGSDAQFREVEGDFVRQALREWAFESN
- a CDS encoding Na+/H+ antiporter subunit E; translated protein: MTRSWPVIGALFGLIWVFVDGPPLEPEPLVGSLLVGLVVGIPLAYVFRRLYADTLDLRQVLRGIPYTILYMLTFVREAVVSSLDVTYRVLALSEPPIEPEVILIPLRVQTDLGVTTIANSITMTPGSLTLDYDSEENALYVHVIDGRDPEDIVAPIRDWEDYALVIFDEELSAGDPAPDFAVYPTDRTHPVLKQAVPETEREAETEAEPPAEEATGGDDDGR
- a CDS encoding complex I subunit 5 family protein, which translates into the protein MSWIVIAPLLVVLGTAVLTLALGQRPQMQRAASVAGAVGYVVAVSSAAWTFVLAPAAPGAAAYQVGDWPAPFGITLVLDGLSAFMLTIAAGVGLASILFSVQYVTPENQRVYYHPLFHMLLVGVTGAFLTADLFNLFVWFEVMLIVSYVFVAFYGTDHATAASFRYLVMNVFGSALMLVAIGGLYATTGTLNMADMAQRLADPAAYGVDLAPAVGLSALLLAVFALKAGLVPFQFWVPAAYTAAPPPITAMFAGVTKKVGMYAIVRLYFTVFAGAPVSVDLLGIAGVSPLAFLAPVLAAMGAASIVVGGFGAVGQDRLEGVFAYSSVGQVGFIAIPIAVAAAADPTGTLRGVAIAAALVFALHHALAKGLLFLSAAAVENATGTDNLRDLGGLAGRLPLLAGAVFVGLLSLIGLPPLTGFFGKFLAFDAAVRGLASGSGALSAVALVALLLGAVLTILYATRVWVGGFWGSETPAVEVTTAEPGQILVLVALAAAVVLVGVGFDPVYRFAETAANAAIDTEAYVDVVGLGGGGDA
- the mbhE gene encoding hydrogen gas-evolving membrane-bound hydrogenase subunit E codes for the protein MANLTVVTTIVALPFVAAVLSPLLYRVLGERTGYAGALVAAASFGLLATQADSYGTVRASWVPALDVGFQFTVDGWGLLFALLASGIGVLVFVYSARYMHGEDGLARYYAALLAFMGSILGVALASDLVLVFLFWELTSLCSFVLIGHYTDDAESRYSARMAMVVTVGGGLCLLAGLLVLSVAAQDALGGVTFDLTAMIANDEAMRAALRESGLFVPALVLVVVAAAAKSAQVPLHFWLPNAMVAPTPVSAFLHSATMVKVGVYFLGRVRPLLMSPEWVLLVATLGLLTMTVGALLAVASTDIKELLAYSTASHLGLMVAGFGFDVVYGGEAGTFHLLNHALFKAPLFLVAGIVAHEAGTRNLDNLGGLWRELPITAAITGVAALSMAGIPPLNGFYSKELLFEATYEVAHEAGGVAWLYPTVATVASVFTVVYSVKFLGMFFGERRAPLADIHRPPVALVAPPALLAAAAAVVSVAPQLAVDAIVQEAVEATAIGEAHLEAGLPTHFSPPVAMSAVAILGGLAAYPFAGRLATAIGRGVDAPVPVRPRGWYDWVVSTAETTSARFGPFVHNGLLRTYVTWVAAAGSLLALAGFAATRGALGIDRLGVPLAVAAVLMIAILAGVAVTTAPSHVVSVLTLSILGFMLAIFFILASAPDLALTQLVVETLVLLIFLLVLQRLPSFYSDVRPLALARDAGVAILVGAMAFVSVLLTAPRPDADPTSVATYYTEQAVPGGGGTNVVNVILVDFRAFDTLGELLVVTVAAIAILVLVTMRTRGEETVGDSEEGPIPDGGDSP
- a CDS encoding sodium:proton antiporter, whose protein sequence is MSVALAVTVGGLFAVGTFLLLRRDLVRVVVGVAVVSQATFVYLIAMGGVDEGTHDLVPVLETHGGEVPVVADPVVQALVLTAIVISFGTTALALVLSYRAYEENETMDVTEWIE
- a CDS encoding monovalent cation/H+ antiporter complex subunit F, producing MVAEGTIVPVVDAAIVLVVLLNLLCGYRAVLGPTIPDRVVALDAIATNVVAIAVLFAIKTGRGLFVTVSLVLAIIAFLSTVAVAKFVTEGDIIVMQE
- the mnhG gene encoding monovalent cation/H(+) antiporter subunit G, with the translated sequence MVELEAIRTWAIVGLVVVGTFFLTVGTIGLLRLPNVYNRMHATSKPATIGAVAVFLAGFAYFGPGGAGLSSLIGIVFLFLTVPTGAHMISRAAEQTGVPFLGSVTWPGKSDDE
- a CDS encoding YfcE family phosphodiesterase, which translates into the protein MQVAILGDTHIPSSATELPEWVRTRLADADYTLHAGEFDSVEAYETVLALTDGMLTAVAGDADPPELDLPPVEIAEFEGITFVVTRDQERLASAVRERVDGVHVGDDSEGDFDVVGVLGDDHDPTDERIDGVRVLHPGSATGAPPTAQPTMFVVQIEDGEYETVLLPHEKLQFD
- a CDS encoding MnhB domain-containing protein, whose protein sequence is MTTTIMRTTVRVTVPIVLVLSIWLFLQGHNLPGGGFIGGVLTTAAFVLIYVAYDLDYLESGVLDREVNPGTSIFEHRTVAAYRRTLLLGLAVVIGSGVAGMLVGDPFLTQTYVHVGGVPIYHDVELASALVFDLGVYLVVVGSLLTIISVVSAE
- a CDS encoding pyridoxal phosphate-dependent aminotransferase, with product MVTPTERVRAVDRSSIRVMFDLAEATDRDLVRLEVGEPDFDTPEHVVDAAAEAARAGETHYTSNAGLPVVREAIGETMADRFDVAVAPDDVVVTNGGMEALLLAVLSTVGPGEELLIPSPGWPNYWAQARLADGVPVEVPMPADEGYPLDVDRVRDALNENTAAIVLCSPSNPTGRVYDEGAIREVVDAAAEYDAYVIADEVYAGLSYDRDLTGIAALTGHPDHVLTINSCSKTYAMTGWRVGWLCGPPELIDEVTKIHESTTSCASSVAQHAALAALTGPQDSFEEMHDAFGERRDYVVDRIADIDGLSCPRPQGAFYAFLDVDMEGSSLDVAKTLLTEYGVVLAPGDGFGDAGAGKLRLSFANSIDRLELGFDRIERALSER